One window of Brevibacterium pigmentatum genomic DNA carries:
- the leuC gene encoding 3-isopropylmalate dehydratase large subunit, producing MPRTLAEKVWADHVVSQGEDGAPDLIYIDLHLVHEVTSPQAFDGLRLAGRPVRRPDLTIATEDHNTPTWDIDKPIAEPTSATQINTLRKNAEEFGIRLHSLGDADQGIVHVVGPQLGLTQPGTTVVCGDSHTSTHGAFGALAFGIGTSEVEHVLATQTLSLKPFKTMSITVDGDLPEGSSAKDIILAIIAKIGTGGGQGYVLEYRGSAIRQLSMEARMTICNMSIEAGARAGMVAPDETTFEYVKGRPHAPEGADWDAAVEYWKTLYTDEGAEFDAEVVLKAEDIEPFVTWGTNPGQGLPLSASVPSPDDFTDENDKAAAANALAYMGLTPGTPLREIEVDTVFLGSCTNSRIEDLRAAAEVVRGRRKADNVRFMVVPGSAKVRLQAEEEGLDVIFKDFGGEWRFAGCSMCLGMNPDQLAEGERCASTSNRNFEGRQGKGGRTHLVSPLVAAATAVRGTLSSPGDVADLPRDAEPVEWADSRLSLNLTPVSAND from the coding sequence ATGCCACGCACATTGGCCGAGAAGGTCTGGGCCGATCACGTCGTCTCACAGGGTGAAGACGGTGCGCCGGACCTTATCTACATCGACCTGCACCTCGTCCACGAGGTGACCAGCCCGCAGGCCTTCGACGGACTCCGACTCGCCGGGCGCCCCGTGCGCCGCCCCGACCTCACCATCGCCACCGAGGACCACAACACCCCGACCTGGGACATCGACAAGCCGATCGCCGAGCCCACCTCGGCCACGCAGATCAACACCCTGCGTAAGAACGCAGAGGAATTCGGCATCCGCCTGCACAGCCTCGGCGACGCCGACCAGGGCATCGTCCACGTCGTGGGACCGCAGCTGGGCCTGACCCAGCCGGGCACCACCGTCGTCTGCGGCGACTCGCACACCTCCACCCACGGTGCCTTCGGAGCGCTCGCCTTCGGCATCGGCACCTCCGAGGTCGAACATGTGCTCGCCACGCAGACACTGAGCCTCAAGCCCTTCAAGACGATGTCGATCACCGTCGACGGCGACCTGCCCGAGGGGTCGAGCGCCAAGGACATCATCCTCGCCATCATCGCGAAGATCGGCACCGGCGGGGGACAGGGCTACGTCCTCGAATACCGCGGTTCGGCCATCCGCCAGCTGTCGATGGAAGCGCGGATGACGATCTGCAATATGTCGATCGAAGCCGGCGCCCGCGCCGGAATGGTCGCCCCCGATGAGACGACCTTCGAATACGTCAAGGGCCGCCCGCACGCCCCCGAAGGTGCTGACTGGGACGCCGCCGTCGAGTACTGGAAGACCCTCTACACCGACGAAGGCGCGGAATTCGACGCCGAGGTCGTGCTCAAGGCCGAAGACATCGAACCCTTCGTCACCTGGGGCACGAACCCCGGCCAGGGCCTGCCGCTGTCGGCAAGCGTACCCAGCCCCGACGACTTCACCGACGAGAACGACAAAGCCGCCGCGGCCAACGCGCTGGCCTATATGGGCCTGACCCCGGGCACGCCGCTGCGCGAGATCGAAGTCGACACCGTCTTCCTCGGCTCCTGCACGAACTCCCGGATAGAAGACCTCCGGGCCGCCGCCGAGGTGGTCCGCGGACGCAGGAAAGCCGACAACGTCCGCTTCATGGTCGTCCCCGGCTCCGCGAAGGTCCGCCTCCAGGCCGAAGAAGAGGGCCTCGACGTCATCTTCAAGGACTTCGGCGGCGAATGGCGCTTCGCCGGCTGCTCGATGTGCTTAGGGATGAATCCGGACCAGCTGGCAGAAGGCGAACGCTGCGCCTCGACCTCGAACCGCAACTTCGAAGGCCGCCAGGGCAAGGGCGGACGCACCCACCTCGTGTCCCCGCTCGTGGCTGCAGCCACCGCGGTGCGCGGTACCCTGTCCTCACCGGGCGACGTCGCCGACCTGCCGCGGGATGCCGAACCCGTGGAATGGGCCGACAGCCGCCTGTCCCTGAACCTGACACCCGTCTCGGCGAACGACTGA
- the murA gene encoding UDP-N-acetylglucosamine 1-carboxyvinyltransferase encodes MLEVRGGNPLDGTVRVRGAKNLVPKAMVASLLGETPSVLRGVPQIRDVEIVTGLLELHGVRVTSGPDGDLTDGELHLDPADVASGSIVDIDAHAGSSRIPILFCGPLLHSLGQAFIPDLGGCHIGDRPINFHLDVLRKFGAEVDKTPGGIMLKAHSRLQGTKVELPYPSVGATEQVLLTAVRAEGVTELRGAAIEPEIMDLIALLQKMGAIITVDTDRVVRIEGVDTLRGFIHRALPDRNETASWASAALATGGDIFVEGASQPELITFLNVFRKIGGEFDVQESGIRFRHPGGKLRSFALETDVHPGFMTDWQQPLVVAMTQAEGLSIIHETVYENRFGFTDALRDMGAQIQLYRECLGGTPCRFGRRNYQHSAVISGPTDLKGTRIDVPDLRGGFSHLIAALAAQGTSEVHGIELINRGYENFLDKLTGLGAEVSV; translated from the coding sequence ATGCTCGAAGTACGTGGGGGAAATCCGCTGGACGGCACCGTCCGAGTCCGCGGCGCCAAGAATCTGGTGCCCAAGGCGATGGTGGCCTCTCTGCTCGGTGAGACCCCGTCCGTGCTGCGCGGTGTGCCCCAGATCCGCGACGTCGAGATCGTCACCGGACTCCTCGAACTCCACGGAGTGCGTGTCACCTCCGGTCCCGACGGTGACCTGACCGACGGTGAACTCCACCTCGATCCGGCCGATGTGGCTTCGGGGTCCATCGTCGACATCGATGCCCATGCCGGTTCCTCCCGTATCCCGATTCTCTTCTGCGGTCCGCTGCTGCACAGCCTCGGTCAGGCATTCATCCCCGACCTCGGCGGCTGCCATATCGGCGACCGCCCCATCAACTTCCACCTCGATGTGCTCCGCAAGTTCGGAGCCGAGGTCGATAAGACCCCCGGCGGCATCATGCTCAAGGCCCACAGCCGCCTGCAGGGCACCAAGGTCGAACTGCCCTATCCCTCCGTCGGAGCCACCGAACAGGTGCTGCTGACCGCGGTGCGCGCCGAAGGCGTCACCGAGCTGCGGGGCGCGGCCATCGAGCCCGAGATCATGGATCTCATCGCTCTGCTGCAGAAGATGGGCGCGATCATCACCGTCGACACCGACCGTGTGGTGCGCATCGAAGGTGTCGACACCCTCCGCGGGTTCATCCACCGCGCCCTGCCCGACCGCAATGAGACCGCGTCCTGGGCCTCGGCGGCTCTGGCCACCGGCGGAGACATCTTCGTCGAAGGCGCCAGCCAGCCTGAACTCATCACCTTCCTCAACGTCTTCCGCAAGATCGGCGGCGAATTCGATGTGCAGGAGTCCGGCATCCGCTTCCGCCACCCTGGCGGCAAACTCCGGTCCTTTGCCCTCGAGACCGACGTGCATCCAGGCTTCATGACCGACTGGCAGCAGCCGCTGGTCGTCGCGATGACTCAGGCCGAAGGGCTGTCGATCATCCACGAGACCGTGTATGAGAACCGGTTCGGCTTCACCGACGCCCTGCGCGATATGGGTGCGCAGATCCAGCTCTACCGCGAATGCCTCGGCGGCACTCCCTGCCGCTTCGGCCGTCGGAACTACCAGCACTCGGCCGTCATCTCCGGACCCACCGACCTCAAGGGCACCCGCATCGACGTTCCCGATCTGCGCGGCGGCTTCAGCCACCTCATCGCCGCCTTGGCCGCTCAGGGCACGAGCGAGGTCCACGGCATCGAACTCATCAACCGCGGCTACGAGAACTTCCTCGACAAGCTCACCGGTCTCGGTGCCGAGGTCTCTGTATGA
- the leuD gene encoding 3-isopropylmalate dehydratase small subunit, which yields MEAFTTHTGTGVPLRRSNIDTDQIIPAKFLKRVTRTGFEDALFYRWRSNDDFVLNDPDFANGSVLVAGPDFGTGSSREHAVWALKDYGFRVVLSSRFGDIFRGNSGKEGLLAAQLEQADIELIWKILENHPGTSITVDLNEKTVTCDTVTVSFQIDDYTRWRLLEGHDDISLTLAKEDEIVAYESSRFAFKPTTLPAKV from the coding sequence ATGGAAGCTTTCACCACCCACACCGGCACCGGCGTTCCTCTGCGCCGATCCAACATCGACACCGACCAGATCATCCCCGCCAAGTTCCTCAAGCGCGTCACCCGCACCGGCTTCGAGGACGCCCTGTTCTACCGCTGGCGGTCGAACGACGACTTCGTCCTCAACGACCCCGACTTCGCGAACGGCTCCGTCCTCGTCGCCGGCCCCGACTTCGGCACCGGATCCTCCCGCGAACACGCCGTCTGGGCGCTCAAGGACTACGGCTTCCGCGTCGTCCTGTCCTCGCGCTTCGGCGATATCTTCCGCGGCAACTCCGGCAAGGAGGGCCTGCTGGCCGCCCAGCTGGAACAGGCCGACATCGAACTCATCTGGAAGATCCTCGAGAACCACCCCGGCACATCGATCACCGTGGATCTCAATGAGAAGACCGTGACGTGCGACACCGTCACCGTATCCTTCCAGATCGACGACTACACGCGCTGGCGCCTCCTCGAAGGCCACGACGACATCAGCCTCACCCTGGCCAAGGAAGACGAGATCGTCGCCTACGAATCCTCCCGCTTCGCCTTCAAACCCACGACCCTGCCCGCTAAGGTCTGA
- a CDS encoding YbhB/YbcL family Raf kinase inhibitor-like protein produces MSANSPFFNLPELPTFTLTSTDIEDGGVLTGPQLSGAMGVPGGEDVSPQLSWSGFPEETKAFAVTCYDPDAPTGSGFWHWVVTDLDASVTSLETNAGDPAADLLPGGAVTLRNDAGEPRFVGAAPPEGHGPHRYFFIVTALAEPLGIDESASPAFAGFNMFFKGIGRAWLECTFEAK; encoded by the coding sequence ATGAGCGCCAACTCACCGTTCTTCAACCTTCCCGAACTTCCGACCTTCACGCTGACCAGCACCGACATCGAAGACGGTGGGGTGCTCACCGGCCCTCAGCTCTCCGGTGCCATGGGCGTGCCCGGCGGTGAGGACGTCTCCCCACAGCTGTCCTGGTCCGGATTCCCCGAGGAGACCAAGGCCTTCGCCGTGACCTGCTACGACCCCGACGCACCGACGGGTTCGGGCTTCTGGCACTGGGTCGTCACCGACCTCGACGCCTCCGTGACGAGCCTGGAGACCAACGCCGGTGACCCGGCCGCCGACCTCCTGCCCGGCGGAGCCGTGACTCTGCGCAACGATGCCGGCGAACCCCGCTTCGTCGGAGCCGCCCCACCGGAGGGTCACGGACCGCACCGCTACTTCTTCATCGTCACCGCCCTGGCCGAACCGCTGGGCATCGACGAATCCGCATCACCGGCCTTCGCCGGCTTCAACATGTTCTTCAAGGGCATCGGACGAGCGTGGCTGGAATGCACGTTCGAGGCCAAGTGA
- a CDS encoding DeoR/GlpR family DNA-binding transcription regulator: MIAAQRRNIIVDTIERDGAVSITSLSEKLDTSAVTIRRDLDQLAEEGRLIRTHGGAVLASSARESSYAEKLEQALAEKTAIAHAAAAQVRNGDVVALGPGTTTELLAKELVTRSGLRVVTNSLLVAEAMVSSPDNEVIVVGGLLRHSIRAFVGGGTVSQLLKLRADTVFLSGNGLAADFGLSTPAFPVADTDRAMAAGAGRVTALVDHTKVGLLSSVLTVPTEQIHQLITDSKSEESELTALREAGVEVEVV, encoded by the coding sequence ATGATCGCCGCTCAGAGACGCAATATCATCGTCGACACGATCGAGAGAGACGGCGCCGTCTCCATCACCTCCCTGTCGGAGAAGCTCGACACTTCGGCCGTGACCATCCGCCGTGACCTCGATCAGCTCGCCGAGGAGGGCAGACTCATCCGCACCCACGGCGGCGCCGTGCTTGCCTCGAGCGCGCGGGAGTCGAGTTATGCAGAGAAGCTCGAGCAGGCTCTGGCCGAGAAGACGGCGATCGCTCACGCCGCTGCGGCGCAGGTGCGCAACGGCGATGTCGTCGCACTCGGCCCCGGGACGACGACCGAGCTGCTGGCCAAGGAGCTCGTCACGCGCTCAGGTCTGCGCGTGGTGACGAATTCGCTGCTCGTCGCCGAGGCCATGGTCTCCTCCCCCGACAATGAGGTCATCGTCGTCGGCGGACTGCTGCGCCATTCGATCCGGGCCTTCGTCGGTGGCGGCACGGTGTCTCAGCTGCTCAAGCTGCGCGCCGATACCGTGTTCCTCTCCGGCAACGGGCTGGCGGCAGATTTCGGGCTGTCGACACCCGCGTTCCCCGTCGCCGATACGGACCGGGCGATGGCTGCCGGAGCCGGGCGCGTCACCGCCCTCGTCGATCACACGAAGGTCGGGCTCCTCTCGTCGGTGCTCACCGTCCCGACCGAGCAGATCCACCAGCTCATCACCGACTCGAAGAGCGAAGAATCCGAGCTCACGGCCCTGCGTGAGGCAGGCGTCGAGGTCGAGGTCGTCTGA
- a CDS encoding lysophospholipid acyltransferase family protein, translating to MSRVTEPEANDHDLVSFDPAAVRSQNRAGTVAATAAFGLMRTATKMSIRGVENLPPAGTGMIAAAYHANHLDPILVGLALKRNGRMPHFLAKSTLFTGVLGKILKTIGQIPVLRASAQAGDSLEYAKDALAHGQTVVIYPEGTLTKDPELWPQHFKTGTARLALETGAPIIPVAHWGLNTIYPRGQKKFRFRPFSHDTVVAFGPAVDYSDLWDHRDERKTLGDLSQRVKNTVAAMVAELSERELPQRFTSKESGE from the coding sequence ATGAGCCGGGTGACCGAACCGGAGGCGAACGACCACGATCTCGTCTCCTTCGACCCCGCAGCGGTGCGTTCCCAGAACCGCGCAGGCACCGTCGCGGCCACGGCGGCTTTCGGACTCATGCGCACGGCCACGAAGATGAGCATACGGGGCGTCGAGAACCTGCCGCCGGCCGGCACGGGTATGATCGCCGCCGCCTACCACGCCAACCACCTCGACCCGATCCTCGTGGGACTGGCCCTGAAGCGCAACGGCCGGATGCCGCACTTCCTCGCGAAGTCGACGCTGTTCACAGGGGTGCTCGGCAAGATCCTCAAGACCATCGGGCAGATCCCAGTGCTGCGCGCCTCGGCGCAGGCCGGAGACTCCCTCGAGTACGCGAAGGACGCCCTGGCCCACGGCCAGACCGTCGTCATCTACCCCGAGGGCACGCTGACGAAGGACCCGGAGCTGTGGCCTCAGCACTTCAAGACCGGCACCGCCCGGCTGGCGCTGGAGACCGGAGCCCCGATCATCCCCGTCGCCCACTGGGGACTGAACACGATCTACCCGCGCGGACAGAAGAAGTTCCGCTTCCGCCCCTTCAGCCACGACACGGTCGTGGCGTTCGGTCCCGCAGTCGACTATTCGGATCTGTGGGATCACCGGGATGAGAGGAAGACGCTGGGAGACCTCTCCCAGCGTGTGAAGAACACCGTGGCGGCGATGGTGGCCGAACTGTCCGAACGCGAACTGCCGCAGCGTTTCACGAGCAAGGAGTCAGGCGAATGA
- a CDS encoding IclR family transcriptional regulator — translation MTSNGSGVGVIDKAAMVLSALEAGPASLAELVTLTGLARPTAHRLAVALEFHRIVGRDLQGRFVLGPRLAELSSAAGEDRLLAAAGPVLGQLRDQTGESAQLFRRQGDLRLCVAAAERPVGLRDSVPIGATLSMRAGSAAQVLLAWEEPDRLHTGLRGARFSATMLSGVRRRGWAQSIAERERGVASVSAPVRGPSNRVVAAVSISGPVDRLTRQPGRLHAKSVIDAARALTEALVRG, via the coding sequence ATGACAAGCAATGGTAGCGGCGTCGGAGTCATCGACAAGGCCGCAATGGTTCTCTCCGCACTTGAGGCCGGACCCGCCTCTCTCGCCGAATTGGTGACGCTGACCGGACTGGCACGCCCCACTGCCCACCGCCTGGCTGTCGCCCTCGAATTCCACCGCATCGTCGGTCGCGATCTGCAGGGACGATTCGTCCTCGGGCCGCGTCTGGCCGAGCTGTCTTCGGCCGCCGGCGAGGATCGCCTGCTGGCTGCGGCCGGCCCTGTTCTGGGACAGCTGCGCGATCAGACGGGTGAGTCCGCTCAGCTCTTCCGCCGCCAGGGCGATCTGCGCCTGTGCGTGGCCGCTGCCGAGCGTCCGGTTGGTCTGCGCGACTCCGTGCCGATCGGTGCGACCCTGTCGATGCGCGCCGGCTCCGCCGCTCAGGTGCTGCTGGCCTGGGAGGAGCCGGACCGTCTGCACACGGGCCTGCGCGGTGCCCGGTTCTCCGCCACCATGCTCTCCGGTGTCCGTCGCCGAGGATGGGCGCAGTCGATCGCCGAACGTGAGCGCGGCGTCGCCTCGGTGTCGGCCCCCGTGCGCGGGCCGAGCAATCGCGTGGTCGCGGCCGTCTCGATCTCCGGACCGGTCGACCGCCTGACTCGCCAGCCCGGTCGCCTGCACGCGAAGTCGGTCATCGATGCCGCGCGTGCGCTGACCGAAGCACTCGTGCGCGGCTGA
- a CDS encoding NAD(P)H-dependent glycerol-3-phosphate dehydrogenase produces the protein MSVDKITVLGAGSWGTTYAAVIADAGFPVTLWARRPEVADEINSTHTNERYLGERTLPEGLSSTDDDIAAVTDADVIVLAVPAQTLRENLTRWKPHLKRGVKLVSLMKGIEVDTGKRMSEVIAEVAEVDESQIAVVSGPNLAREIADRQPTATVVASSDITTAEVVAEISANAYFRPYTNTDVVGVEIGGAIKNIIALSVGIADGQKLGDNSKASIITRGLAETSRLAAAMGAEAHTLSGLAGLGDLVATCASPLSRNRTFGRHLGEGMSLEDVIAHTSQTAEGVKSAPAVLALGRRNGVDLPITEAVCAVLGGKLQVDELAGLLLSRKRKHEGPPA, from the coding sequence ATGAGCGTCGACAAGATCACCGTCCTCGGAGCCGGATCGTGGGGAACCACCTACGCCGCAGTCATCGCCGACGCCGGCTTCCCCGTCACCCTGTGGGCACGACGCCCCGAGGTCGCCGACGAGATCAACTCCACCCACACCAATGAGCGCTACCTGGGTGAGCGCACCCTGCCCGAGGGGCTGAGCTCGACCGACGACGACATCGCCGCCGTCACCGATGCCGATGTCATCGTCCTCGCCGTCCCCGCCCAGACCCTGCGCGAGAACCTCACCCGGTGGAAGCCGCACCTGAAGCGCGGAGTGAAGCTCGTGAGCCTGATGAAGGGCATCGAGGTCGACACCGGCAAACGCATGTCCGAGGTCATCGCCGAGGTCGCCGAGGTCGACGAATCCCAGATCGCCGTCGTCTCCGGCCCGAACCTCGCCCGCGAGATCGCCGACCGGCAGCCCACCGCCACCGTCGTCGCGTCCTCCGACATCACCACCGCCGAGGTGGTCGCGGAGATCAGCGCGAACGCGTACTTCCGCCCGTATACGAACACCGATGTCGTCGGCGTCGAGATCGGCGGTGCGATCAAGAACATCATCGCCCTGTCCGTGGGCATCGCCGACGGACAGAAGCTCGGCGACAACTCGAAGGCCTCGATCATCACCCGCGGGCTCGCTGAAACCTCTCGCCTGGCCGCAGCCATGGGCGCCGAAGCACACACTCTGTCCGGGCTCGCCGGACTCGGCGACCTCGTGGCGACCTGCGCCTCACCCCTGTCGCGCAATCGCACCTTCGGACGCCACCTCGGTGAGGGGATGAGCCTCGAGGACGTCATCGCCCACACCTCCCAGACAGCCGAAGGCGTGAAGTCCGCTCCCGCCGTCCTGGCACTCGGCCGCCGCAACGGCGTCGACCTGCCCATCACCGAGGCGGTCTGCGCGGTGCTGGGCGGAAAACTGCAGGTTGACGAACTCGCCGGATTGCTGTTGTCTCGAAAACGTAAGCACGAAGGACCACCGGCCTGA
- a CDS encoding D-alanine--D-alanine ligase family protein: MADNDHRPLVAVLFGGRSSEHSVSCVTAAGVIGAIDTTAFDVLPIGITKTGVWRVVDDWASMRFDPQAMPEVTDNGTEVIPPVSADGAPLLHRDAEGNYTELGSVDVFFPLLHGRFGEDGTLQGLFELSSTAFVGSGVFSSAASMDKHYTKSLMAHAGVPTCPWELVTETMWAADRAEAESRVSGLGLPVFVKPARAGSSMGVSRVAEAADLEAALLGAFEHDSKVIVEPEVSGREVECAVLGSVFDTDLRVSKPGEIRVSGDHSFYDFDAKYLDLAAAEVTCPADLDETVTARVQEVAASVFRLFDCTGLARVDTFVTDSGDVVVNELNTLPGFTPTSAYPFMWAQSGLEYSELIGELISIALIDHSRAK; this comes from the coding sequence ATGGCAGACAACGATCACCGGCCCCTTGTCGCAGTCCTCTTCGGAGGCCGTTCGAGCGAGCACTCCGTCAGCTGCGTCACGGCGGCCGGAGTGATCGGTGCCATCGACACCACTGCCTTCGACGTCCTGCCGATCGGCATCACGAAGACCGGCGTGTGGCGGGTCGTCGACGACTGGGCGAGCATGCGCTTCGATCCGCAGGCCATGCCCGAAGTCACCGACAACGGCACCGAGGTGATCCCACCGGTCTCCGCCGACGGGGCACCGCTGCTGCACCGCGACGCCGAGGGCAACTACACCGAACTGGGTTCGGTCGACGTGTTCTTCCCGCTCCTGCACGGACGCTTCGGTGAGGACGGAACCCTGCAGGGACTGTTCGAACTCAGCAGCACCGCCTTCGTCGGCTCCGGAGTGTTCTCCTCCGCAGCGAGCATGGACAAGCACTACACGAAGTCACTCATGGCCCACGCCGGAGTCCCCACCTGCCCGTGGGAGCTCGTGACCGAGACGATGTGGGCCGCAGACCGCGCGGAGGCGGAGAGCCGTGTGTCAGGGCTCGGCCTGCCCGTGTTCGTCAAGCCCGCCCGCGCCGGATCGTCCATGGGCGTCAGCCGCGTCGCCGAGGCGGCCGACCTCGAAGCCGCGCTGCTCGGGGCGTTCGAACACGACTCCAAGGTCATCGTCGAACCCGAGGTCAGCGGTCGTGAGGTCGAATGCGCCGTGCTCGGCTCCGTCTTTGACACGGATCTGCGCGTGTCCAAGCCGGGGGAGATCCGGGTGAGCGGAGACCACTCCTTCTATGATTTCGACGCCAAGTACCTCGACCTCGCTGCTGCAGAGGTCACCTGTCCGGCCGATCTCGACGAGACGGTGACAGCCCGGGTTCAGGAAGTGGCCGCCTCGGTGTTCCGTCTCTTCGACTGCACCGGGCTCGCCCGCGTCGACACCTTCGTCACGGATTCCGGGGACGTCGTCGTCAACGAACTCAACACCCTGCCCGGGTTCACCCCCACCTCGGCGTACCCATTCATGTGGGCGCAGTCGGGGCTCGAGTACTCCGAGCTCATCGGGGAACTCATCTCGATCGCTCTGATCGATCACTCCCGCGCGAAGTGA